In Labrus bergylta chromosome 6, fLabBer1.1, whole genome shotgun sequence, the following proteins share a genomic window:
- the zc3h3 gene encoding zinc finger CCCH domain-containing protein 3 has product MEEREALKRQIELLQNLINTHKSVHGDAPNARVEQRHPEASTLSRGRGHSSSVIHPQSSRGRGVYDPQSSRGRGVYDLQSSRGRGVYDLQSSRGRGVYDPQSSRGRGVYDLQSRGSWKKTYSLRNKTPQSSVGPPSASTSSSGHQSVSTSAANSTSLPSHSRGEESDAAKGTALSSVVSQHRREGRVENSAGSSGVITEKKNTFTQSKAAGSEHDDGEGGSGSTVVNTQHQTLLQQGPEHRRAVLPEKKVSVSAEVPSSPKAKTSTDLNSSPLKPPLSKKTSTESKHSNTSKHPANLPTGHTGLPLSAPSKIPKQLAVKPAAHSSHSQVSASYLKKSKFTWVKSRNVEGAEAKQASSVSSPAAKAVTVAQTSTSKVGVAVGSSPLLPTGKRTPNKKLPRKLSPVTVAPKTSKYRWVSSSVGSQTKIYRKSTPPKALEKREAAKKVRTPSAPSAKFKKGTAGSPSGSSPSSRYRWKAGGQSSFAAVQGGTSVVRRKSAFHWTSDKSCKSVKGGLVSPPCQRTSFTPSPGGFKLRSRMKIIRKSATNGGGSASKVSPRSRIYSSARSPTGVRRTPSRELVSFGLHKLRRLSPTLSRTSHVASSSSSSSSSSSNRSPHISGCSGHATRW; this is encoded by the exons atggaggagagagaagcgCTGAAGAGACAAATTGAACTTCTACAAA aTCTCATCAACACACATAAGAGTGTCCACGGTGACGCGCCGAATGCAAGAGTTGAGCAAAGGCACCCAGAAGCTTCAACATTATCCAGAGGTAGAGGTCACAGCTCGTCGGTCATCCATCCTCAGAgctccagagggaggggggtgtaCGATCCTCAGAGCTCCAGAGGGAGGGGAGTGTACGATCTTCAGAGCTCCAGAGGGAGGGGAGTGTACGATCTTCAGAGCTCCAGAGGGAGGGGAGTGTACGATCCTCAGAGCTCCAGAGGGAGGGGAGTGTACGATCTTCAGAGCCGTGGAAGTTGGAAGAAGACCTACTCGCTgagaaacaaaacccctcagtCGTCTGTTGGACCTCCCTCAGCTTCTACCTCCTCTTCTGGTCATCAGTCCGTCTCCACCAGTGCAGCTAACAGCACGTCACTGCCCAGCCACAGCCGAGGAGAGGAAAGCGATGCTGCCAAAGGGACTGCTTTGTCATCAGTGGTCTCTCAGCACAGGAGAGAGGGACGCGTTGAGAACAGTGCAGGGAGTAGTGGAGTTataacagagaagaaaaacacatttactcaAAGCAAAGCAGCCGGGTCAGAGCACGACGATGGAGAAGGAGGTTCAGGCTCAACAGTTGTTAACACCCAACATCAAACACTTCTCCAGCAGGGGCCTGAACACAGACGTGCAGTCCTGCCAGAGAAGAAAGTCAGTGTTTCTGCAGAGGTGCCATCTTCCCCCAAAGCCAAGACCTCCACCGATTTGAATAGCAGCCCCCTAAAGCCTCCCCTATCAAAGAAAACCAGCACTGAGTCAAAACATTCTAATACCTCAAAACATCCAGCCAATCTCCCCACTGGTCATACTGGTCTACCTCTCTCTGCCCCGTCTAAAATACCAAAACAGCTGGCAGTGAAGCCTGCAGCACACTCCAGCCACAGCCAAGTGAGTGcttcttatttaaaaaagtcaaagttcaCTTGGGTTAAGAGTCGAAACGTGGAGGGAGCAGAGGCTAAACAAGCTAGCTCTGTTTCTTCACCAGCAGCCAAAGCTGTGACCGTCGCCCAGACGTCGACCTCCAAAGTCGGGGTTGCTGTTGGAAGCTCCCCCTTACTCCCAACTGGTAAAAGAACCCCCAACAAGAAGCTACCTCGAAAGCTAAGCCCAGTCACTGTAGCCCCAAAGACCTCCAAGTACAGATgggtctcctcctctgtgggtTCACAAActaaaatatatagaaaatcAACTCCTCCCAAAGCTCTGGAGAAGAGAGAGGCCGCCAAGAAAGTCAGAACACCCTCCGCTCCTTCCGCTAAGTTCAAAAAGGGCACCGCAGGTTCCCCGTCCGGCTCCTCGCCGAGCAGCCGGTACCGCTGGAAGGCGGGAGGTCAGAGTTCTTTTGCAGCAGTGCAAGGAGGCACATCAGTGGTCCGTCGTAAATCTGCATTCCACTGGACGTCGGACAAAAGCTGCAAAAGCGTAAAAGGAGGGCTTGTTTCTCCTCCCTGCCAGCGTACCTCCTTTACACCCTCCCCCGGTGGGTTCAAGCTCCGCAGCAGGATGAAGATCATCAGGAAGTCTGCCACAAA TGGAGGAGGGTCAGCATCAAAGGTCTCCCCCCGGAGCAGGATCTACAGCTCAGCCCGGTCTCCCACAGGAGTGAGGAGGACTCCCTCCAGAGAGCTCGTGTCTTTCGGTCTACACAAGTTGAGGCGGCTGTCCCCGACCTTATCAAGAACAA GCCAtgtcgcctcctcctcctcctcctcctcctcctcctcctccaatcGCAGCCCACATATCAGCGGGTGTTCAGGACACGCTACAAGATGGTGA